The genomic segment cggtggggggggggggcgcggccCGCGGCCCAGATGGCCCTAGGACCCCCCCACCGTGGAAAACCGGCTCTGGTATGACAACCTGAGGTGCTGCCATCAATACCAAGAAAGTACCCAGAACGCGGAGGACTTCCTGCTCCTGCTGCTGGGCCTTGTCAGCACTGGGATCAGCATGGCAACTATGGTCAGCGATGGTTGGGGACCACCAGTAGGGGTGAAGAGGGCTGAGGGTGGGAACCAGCTGCAGCCTGCACCTCCGTCTGCAGGAACGGTCTTGGCGGGAacggggggtgagggtggagagcCTGGCCTTCATtttcacccaccccaccccaccccacccaggtaTGGCATGGGCTCCAGAATGCCTTAGACAAGACCATCTGTTGGATTAATCAGAAAAGTAAGTACGGAAGACAGGTAGGGGGTACCCCGCCCCCGCCACTCCCAGGGCCCTAGAAACCCAGGCCCCCAGGTTCCCAACCCTGAACTCTTCTGACAGTTGCCCTGCCCTCACGGACTCTCGCCTCCCCCAGATGAAATCTCGCAGGCTTGTGAAAGTTCCCCCAAACATCCTCCAGCCAAGGCCCAAGATGTCCACATCCACTGCATCCTGGACCCTGTGGAAGTGAAGATGGCCCGGCCCGCTTGCTACTCCCTGTCCTCCTACCATCATCTCCGCAACCGTAGCCGCAGCTGCAGCCGCCGCCCCTGCAGCCACCAGCGGAGGCCGAAGAACCGCAGACAATTCCCCTACAGCCGCTCAGGCTTCCGTAGGCCGCATCGCAGCCACGGGATGTCACAGCTGCGGCCGATGCCCTCCTTTGATCGGGAGGACCCGGACTCCTACCTGGAGGAGGAAGATGACCTTTCCTTCCCACAACCCAAGTACCCGTGCGGCTGCTGGGGAGGGCTCTACCAGCAGATGGGCCTGCCTTCCAACGTGGGCCTCTGGGGCCGTCAGGGTGGGATCCTGGCCAGCCTGCCACCACCCTGTCTCTACCTGTCGCCCGAGCTGCGCCGCATAGCCAAGCATGTGGAGGCCAAGTCCGAGCTAAGGCTGCAGTCCTTCGGGGCCCCCTGCTCACCATCCCGCATCTGGGGCAACGTGGAGGCTGACCAGTGGACCTCGTCTCCACCACCTCTCCGACGGCTGCCCCCTAACCCCTCGTGGGTCCCTGGGGGGCACAGCACTTACCCCTCAAGGGGCCAGCTGCCGTATGACTCCTGGGATCAACGGCGGCGTGgtctggagggctctgagcctccatccactctggtgcctcggggctgcCGGCCCGAAGCCTGGCAGCGCAACTCCTCCCCGGCCCATGGACggagcctccccagctgtgctcacaGCCAGCCCAACCGCAGCCCGCACCCCTTCACGGGACACTTGAATTACTCCCaggatccccacgaggtgcggtgccgggcggccgaatgggctgagacGCTGCCCGTGCGGCGCCCTCTGGCCAcatccgcctccctcacggtgcTGGCCGAGGCCTCGGACCAGCGGgccccggctcccagctcagcgctgctcctccgcccctcccagcccctgcccgacgtccaggctaccgagcaccctccacccccacccaccttcatgccactcagccggaacccggggggcaatgccaactaccaggtgtatgacagccTGGAGCTGAAGCGGCAAGTGCAGGAGAGCCAAACGCGGGCcaactcgctgctaccttccacctcggcctccaggccctctctgcacgtgagccagactgggaaaacgAACtgaccagcagcaaatgggggcaggggcggggggcggcagggcatggagagaggaataaagagcgccagagtccaggaaacattggtggtctgtggcttggaagcaccactccttctgccagcctgggtccctgcgcttggcttcctgcaataagaagccagtgtccccttcttggcctgagggtccccttggtttagtggccacagttctgccagcaggcccctcctggtcctataccatgcactaagtacatctgcagctgcagactccaaacccctggtctctgggcacctcctctgtgtctcagctctcCCTGTCCCCaaagagcctcatacaagaagctgcttccaaactgggaggttccacatctgggcaggtccagctccaggcccagtgaagggcatgaagaaggctgaggctctggactccagccaggccttccgcagggctctgaggccaaggtcttcctagtctcaagaggggccaagagacggaATGTGTCATTcgaacaagtgagtcagcgggcggtgagcgaatgaatgaccgctcgaggggatgtgtGCCGGCCTacgggccctgtttgactgtccaggctcagcttacctgaccctggttaccaggggaaTGCCACCCTGGGCCCTCCTTTTcgtccccctccctcactgtgacctcaccacctgccccattatgacccagtctggctcccagtgaCTATATGGAGGCCAGGGGACCCAGGCAGTCCTTGGACCcccggccatgggtgagcgagcCCTCTGCCGAGCCGAGCCATGCTCTGGCACCATCCCCAGGACACGCCAGGAGCTAGGagactcaattcttctgatcccggtcagcttcatcttgctcaacgtggggatgaacgtggtgactatggtcagggcaggatctgggcagcggggttgggggagccctggggtcttgaaggggctgaggttgggagggctgctggggtgtggccggacaagggttggatttcagggctcaccctgctcccggcctcccccctccccttcttccctcagctctggaggcatctgaagagattcttgcgggcacttttcaatcgtattttccacaaaggtgagtgggcgccggcgtgggttcaggggatgtgggcctgtcccctttcttctacccctgccttgattctcagcccctcaggaagccaggccctgacccatctcgcctttccccacagacaagcaagccagctgtgtaggcagccatcgcatgcgCAGGCGCTGCTCcctggatcccaagaacctgtgctcaagagatTCTTCCCGCTTccgccatcgcccaagcttcctgctcgggcaCCCAAACCACCTTGACTCCTGGATACCAGACACAAAAGATGAGAAGGCTTCTAAGTGCTGCTGGATGCCGCCTCAGTGTGGACGGACTGGGGCTTCCAGGGAGGCTCCATGGGGACTGTGGAAGGAGTGGGTAGTGGGAGCTGGGGAAGCCTCTCCGGTCACAGCCTTAAAGTCCCAAGCCAACTTTTACTCCAGGTAAGAGACATCTTCCAAGCTCCGCAGGATGAGCAAGGTGGACGTGGTTCCACTCCGCCTGCCCCAAGAGAGCAAGACTAAGACCCCAGACTCTgacccagcccaggccccagcccgGGCCCAGACCCGCCCCCCAGTTCAGCCCCCTGCGCATGCTCCTGCCAAGGCCCAGACCTTCTCCTCAGCCCACCCCACTGAGCACACCCACCCCCAAGTCTGAGACCTGCTCCCGAGGCCACGCCCATGAGCACACTTCCGCCCAGGCCCAGGCCTTCTCCCTAGTGCACCCCACTGGGAACACTCCTGCCAAAGCCCAGACCttctcctccacccaccccactgAGCACGCCCCACCTCAGGCCCAGACTTGCTCCACATTCCACCCCCCTGAGCACACCACCCCCCAGGCCcagaccccctccccagccctcacctctgagcacagccctgcccaggTCCAGGGCCCTGAGCATACCTCATCCCATACCCCAGCCCAGGCCCAAGCCCAGGCCCCCTCACATGCCTCAGCCCAGTCCCTGGGCCACACTTTTCTCTGCACCCTGACCCTTGCTCATCTGACCTATACCCATGCCAGCACTCTGGTCCCTCCCCCAACTGCTGCCCCAGTCCCTCCCCCAACTTCTGCCCCTGCTACTACTCCTGCCCTAGCCCCTACACCAGCCCCTGTCCCAACTTCTGACACAACCTCTGTCCTAGCGCTGGTCATGGCCCTGACGACCACTccagtcccttccaccacccctacccccatccTAGATTCTATTCCCTCTACCTTGTCTGCCTTCAGCCAAGGCCTCTCCTCCGGCCATGTGGTCTATGATGACCGCAGGATAAAGCAGAACTTATTCCATGTGTGTCCCCCTCAGAACTCTGGGTATTCCAGAAAGGACTTGGGTACCCTCTCCAGGCCCCAAGAGGGGCATGGTCTGGTGAGCTCTGGTACAGCTGAACACTCAAGCAATGTAATGGGGACAGTGCTAAGCCCTCCACAGGATCCATACTGGGTTACCTGGAGTTGGGGAATATGGAAGGGAAGACCTCAAATGATTCCAAAGACAAATTTGTACAGTCCAAGACCTTCCCTTACTGCGGCTTCCTTCCTTGCAGGTCTGAGAAGAGAAACACGGACCCCCAGACTCCAGTCTACCCCACATTCCTGTACTCCAAGGATGCTGCACCTTCTCAACCTTGCTTCCATTCTCGAACCAGTGCCCAGAGCTCACCATGCACCATGCCTCCACCATGCACTCTTTATCTGCCTCTTGTTTCTCCCAGATCATGGGTCCTTCATCAAcacagcaaccaccagaagcccTCCACCTTAATACaaccccccacctttcccccaaCCTCCAAGTCTCCTCAGTCTGTCCTCTCTTCCCAGGGCCCCATCCCTCCCCAGTTATCCACTACTTTCCAAACCCCAAGCCAGGCCCAACCCCCTGGACTTCATAAGAGTCCAGGCCTCAACCAAGGCTCTGTCCTCCCAAGGACCCCAGGCCCTTCCAAAGTCTGCAGAGTTTCCAGAAACCCAAGCCTTACCCCAAACCCAGCCCTCCCCCAAGAACCCAGGCCTTGCTCAAGATCCAGGCCTCCACAAGCTTCCAGGCCTTACCCAAGATGCTGGAATTTACAGGGGCTCAGAACATACCCATGACCCTAGCTTACACAGCACTCAGGAATTAATCGAGATCCTGGCCCCCATAAGGGTCCAGACCTTACTGAAGACTCTGGCTTATCCAAGAGATCAGGCCTCCATAACAACTCATGCCTTATCCCAAATCCTGGCCTCCACAGGAACCCTCTAGGAACTGACTCTGTCCAAGTTTTGGGCCCACATCAAACCCGAAAGTCATTTATATCTGAGGCAGTTCGTCGAAAGGAGGATGCAGGGCAGCACATACCATGGACTTCTGTCCCACCCAGTCAGAACTCCTGCTCTCCCAAGGCTCAGGTGGCCTACAATGACCTGCTAACCTTCTCAGAGGTACCTGTACTGATTGAGCTGCAATCACCCTCCCGGCGAGCAGGCAGCCAAGACTGGGTGTACCAGCCCATGGATACAGTTCCTCCAGCCTGCCAGAACTATCGCCAGATGTCTACGCCTCCCAAAACCAGCTGGAAGCCCTACTGTCCTGGGTCAGGCACCTGGCTAGGGCATGTGGTCTTTGACGCCCGCCAGAGACGGTTCAGAGCAGGCAGGGACAAGTGCGAAGCTCTGTCTCCCAGGCGCCTTCACCGAGAGACATCCAACAACTCACCGGAGACCATCAAGGAGTGGGGATATCAGTGTGTGATGAGCAACTTAGAAAAAAGGGGGACAGATATGCATGAGGAATAAAGAGACAAGAGAAGTGTTCTGTGGTTATTTGAGGACAtccaccccagccccatcccacAGGGCCTGATGAGAACCTAAACTATCCCTGCTTTCCTTCCATCGCTGTCTAGCTAAATCCGTTATCCCCAAGGCCCTAGAGCTGCATCGTCAATTACAGTAGCCACTGGCCAAATGCGTATTAGAAtgtaaattagttaaaattaaggaaaattaattctgttaaaaattaagttaaaaattctcttccTCAGGGAACAGAATTTCCCTGGCATCCAGTTctgttccctggtggtccaggtgttgggacttggcgctttcactgctgtggctggggttcaatccctggtcggggaactcagaCCCCGCAAGCTTcacggcttggccaaaaaaaaaattctgttcctcAGTGTCATGACCTTCTAagggctcagtagccacatggaGCTAGTGGCTACTGCACTGGACGGCACAGATTTAGAACATTTGCATCATCATGGAAAATGCTATTGGAGAGCAGTGCTTTAGAGTTTAGAGCAATTTTCCTTTCCCTGTCACCCACCCCCGGCATCTTAAAGCTCCCCCAGAGCCTAGAGAACTTAGTTCTTTTAAGGGTGGCTCAGAAGCCACCCTCTGGGGAAGAGGTAAGATGTGGGGATGGACAGCCAATGCCTGATTTCCCCAGACTGTGAGAAAGAGCCCAggcttcagttttcctcatctggtCTCTTGGGTCACGACCAGATGTATGGAAACTTGCCTCCCCCGTTCTGGGCTGTGTTTGGGGCTCTTGGTTACTGAGGGAGAAGACCTCTCTTTGTCAGTGACTAGGAAACCTTGTGTTTTAGGCTCCCCAAATTGAGCCCTGGATTCTGAGGGTCCCCTCCTTCATAGGCCTCTCAATTTTTCGAGGTGTCTCCACTTAATTTTCTTGCCCATGGACTTAGGCCTAGTTCACTGTGGAGACAGACCCCTGGGAAAAAGGAATGTTAAAAATCCTGGTCCAGTATGCATTGGTCTAATCTGTGAGCGTGTCTCTGGTGTCCTATCTTTCTGTCCTATTATTCTGAGTCCTAGGTTCATCCTGGACTTAAGCTGTGTCCATGATAGCACTGGTTGCTGAAAGCCATTTCCTTCCCCTGATAATTTTTCATTGCCCTGCCCTAGCCCAGCTGGAGTTTCCTCTGGACTTGATTTTCAGTCCTGATAACTCTTCTGTATACACACATAAGCTGCGAGATTCCAAAGTGTTTTCCCTGCCACCATTTGTGTGTCTGAGGTGGGCAACACTAATATGTCCCTTCCCTGAGTCAGATGTCCATCCCTGGGTCACTACATGCACACTATCAGTGTGTTCTTGTCTAACGTTACCACCGCCGATTCCGAGGAGATACGTCCCAGCCGGAGAGCCCATTTCCAACACCTCTGTGGCTCAgctctgaccttggacaagtcatgtGCAACCTTTCTAGGCTTGCagtctcatctctaaaatgaagttATAATTGCATGCAAGAACCCTTCTAGATTTAAATGACCAGGGCTCCTCTACTCCCAAGTGAGATGTAGAGTCCCCTATTTCTCCGCATGCCCTAGTGTATGTCCGTCATTATTGTTTGCTATTCAGATCCATCCTATTAGGCCTCTGTTCTAACCCCAAGGAGTGTTTGTGCGGTTCACCTGGCCTTGTAAAGACACAGAATAGTTTATCATAAAGACACAGAATAGTTTATCTCCAAAGAAACTACAACTTCCATCAGGCACTACTTCAACGGAACAGGAAAGGATGTGGGGGCGTGGCCCCAACGCCCTGGTAGCTTTGAAGACAAACTACAACTCCCAGGATAGCCGCGAGATCTCTGCAGAGCGAAAGGAGTGACTGAACTCTGACTGGAGGCCGGGCTGGTCAGGAACCACCCCGACAGTCTCCAGAAAGGGGCGTGGTTATAATTTAGGGGCGTGACCTTGCAGGCAGCAGGAAGAAGTTACCTGTTGAATCTTCCTATCCATTCTCTTCCCAGCCTTTGTAGCTAACCCTAAGAGGGAAGCCGCAAGCCACTAGCCTCTTCTGAAAAAGAGGTAAGGGGGCGTAGACAAGGGGCAGCGAAGGAGGCTATTGCATTACTTAGGAGGGGCCAAACAGCTACTTTCTACCTGCTGAGTCAGGTGAACCGTTCCATGGGGGCGGGGACCAGCATATGAGAAAAGGGCAAGGACGGAGGAGgtatttatttgttctctttcaagACTAAATTTAGGGCCCTTCGTCTGCAGACCCATTGGCGGACTGTGTCTTGGGAACCCTCTTGGCCTCTGGAAGAGAAAAGAACGGGGGCCAGTTTTCCGCAACAAAAGGTACGGCCCGTCTGGGCTTCCTCCCGTCTGTGTATTTCCTAGCCCCCAAACGACAGAGCCATATGGCTTCCGCGGTCTGGGGGAGTGCTCCCTGGTGGGGCCcaccgcccccagccccagcccggccGCTCACGGACATCGACTTCTGCTCTGGGGCGCAGCTGCAAGAACTAACCCAGCTGATccaggagctgggtgtgcaggcgAGCTGGAGTGAAGGTCCCAAGCCAGGACCAGATCTCCTCCAGGCCAAggactttgttttctctttgcttgGTAAGTAACCCTCCCAGCCTTCGGGAACTTGCAGCTCTCAGCTCCGCCTCACCCCGCCCCGGCTCTGGATCACGCCTTTACGATCCCTTCTCTTTCCTTAGGTCTCGTTCACCGCCGGGACCCTCGCTTTCCTCCTCAGGCAGAGCTCTTGCTGCTTCGTGGCGGGATTCGCGAGGGCTCCCTGGATCTGGGGCCTGCGCCTCTAGGTCCCTACGCTCGGGGACCTCACTACGACGCCGGCTTCACACTCCTGGTGCCCGTGCTTTCGCTAGATGGCACTGGGCAGGAGCTGCAACCGGACGTGAAATCCTGTTACGCATGGCTCTTCCTCCCAGAGCAGGTACGCGGAACCTCGGTCCGGGAGGCATGGCAGGATTGCCTAGGACCCCCAGTCCCAGGAGGACGTGATTCGATCCACCCAGCCCAAAGCAAAGAAACTCCCAAGGATCCGCAAATCTCCGTGGACCAGCTACACGGTGACGTCACTGAGCCTGAGGCACACGAGTCTTTGGAAAACTCACCTAGTAATGTTTCAGTGCCAGAGTTGCCTCAACAAGACGTAACCGATGTTGACTTTCCCTCACCACTGAAAAAAACGAATGGTGACGTCACCAAAGCAGCCGAAGTTAGCCCAGTGCCACAGCCGTCGGAGGCTCCGGAGGCATGGCCCACATTGTGCCCCGCCCAGGTGGCTGCCTGGTTCTTTGCTTCACTGGCGGCGGTCGCTGAGTCCCTGTTTCCGGTCCCGGGTGCCCCGCGCTTGGTCCACGCAGCCCGCCACGCGGGGGTCACCACCATCCTCGTGGCTACGCCCGGGCCCCCGCGCCGCCTCTTGCTTTTCGACTTGATCCCCGTGGTGTCCGTGGCCGGCTGGCCCCAGGGGGCTCGGAGCCACTCGTGGGCCGGCCCGCTGGCCTCGGAGTCGTCTTCCTTCTACCTGGTGCCCGGCGGCGGCGGCACAGAGCGGCCGGACGCCCCCGGCTGGCAGCTCTGCTTCGCCCGCCAAGAGCTGGCGCTCAAGACGCGCATACCCGTTCCCCTGCTACAAGCGCACGCGGCGGCCCAGGCGCTGCTGCGCCCGCTGGTGGCCGGGACTAGGGTCGCGGCGCCCTACCTCCTGCGGACGTTGCTCTACTGGGCGTGCGAGCGGCTGCCCGCGCTCTATCTGGCGCGACCCGAGAATGCGGGCGCCTGCTGCCTCGGGCTGCTGGATGAGCTGGGCCGGGTGCTCGAGGCTGGGACGCTGCCCCACTATTTTCTGAGTGGCCAAAAGCTCCGTGCGGGGGACGGCGCCGCTTCGCTGCTCGGGGCGTTGGCCCTGCTTCGCAGGGACCCTGCCCTCGCCCTGCGCGCCGCTGTGGAAGAGGCCAAGGCTGCACGCAAGGGGGGCGGCTTAGCCGGCGTGGGAGGCGGGGCCCATTAAAGACGCTGTTCCTACTAACCTCGAATGTGCTTCTGTTGGCCAGCGGGATGTGGAGGGGACTGCTCTCCCCTCACCTGGGAGACAGGCCGCTGAGCGATTTGGGCCTGAAGAGCCCGTTCTAGAAGGCCTCCTCGCcggttcctcctcttcctcctaccCTCCTCCCGCCCCATCCCTGGCACAGGTCGTTCCATTCTGGCCTCTCCACTTTCCAAATCTGTGGCCAGCACCCCTCCCACTCCGGTGCAGCGTCTGGCATCCATCTCCCGCCAGTTCTTATGGTCTTTTCTCTCAGGAGTCAATAGGGATGGGGGTAATATATTTGCTGAAAAAACGTGTAAAGGAGAGAGGTATGGAGACCAGGGACTGACAGTTTGTCTCACACAAAAG from the Delphinus delphis chromosome 19, mDelDel1.2, whole genome shotgun sequence genome contains:
- the SPEM2 gene encoding uncharacterized protein SPEM2; this translates as MTALWDPPTVENRLWYDNLRCCHQYQESTQNAEDFLLLLLGLVSTGISMATMVWHGLQNALDKTICWINQKNEISQACESSPKHPPAKAQDVHIHCILDPVEVKMARPACYSLSSYHHLRNRSRSCSRRPCSHQRRPKNRRQFPYSRSGFRRPHRSHGMSQLRPMPSFDREDPDSYLEEEDDLSFPQPKYPCGCWGGLYQQMGLPSNVGLWGRQGGILASLPPPCLYLSPELRRIAKHVEAKSELRLQSFGAPCSPSRIWGNVEADQWTSSPPPLRRLPPNPSWVPGGHSTYPSRGQLPYDSWDQRRRGLEGSEPPSTLVPRGCRPEAWQRNSSPAHGRSLPSCAHSQPNRSPHPFTGHLNYSQDPHEVRCRAAEWAETLPVRRPLATSASLTVLAEASDQRAPAPSSALLLRPSQPLPDVQATEHPPPPPTFMPLSRNPGGNANYQVYDSLELKRQVQESQTRANSLLPSTSASRPSLHVSQTGKTN
- the SPEM3 gene encoding LOW QUALITY PROTEIN: uncharacterized protein SPEM3 (The sequence of the model RefSeq protein was modified relative to this genomic sequence to represent the inferred CDS: inserted 2 bases in 2 codons; deleted 2 bases in 2 codons; substituted 1 base at 1 genomic stop codon), yielding MGERALCRAEPCSGTIPRTRQELGDSILLIPVSFILLNVGMNVVTMLWRHLKRFLRALFNRIFHKDKQASCVGSHRMRRRCSLDPKNLCSRDSSRFRHRPSFLLGHPNHLDSWIPDTKDEKASKCCWMPPQCGRTGASREAPWGLWKEWVVGAGEASPVTALKSQANFYSRXETSSKLRRMSKVDVVPLRLPQESKTKTPDSDPAQAPARAQTRPPVQPPAHAPAKAQTFSSAHPTEHTHPQAQAFSLVHPTGNTPAKAQTFSSTHPTEHAPPQAQTCSTFHPPEHTTPQAQTPSPALTSEHSPAQVQGPEHTSSHTPAQAQAQAPSHASAQSLGHTFLCTLTLAHLTYTHASTLVPPPTAAPVPPPTSAPATTPALAPTPAPVPTSDTTSVLALVMALTTTPVPSTTPTPILDSIPSTLSAFSQGLSSGHVVYDDRRIKQNLFHVCPPQNSGYSRKDLGTLSRPQEGHGLVSSGTAEHXKQCNGDSAKPSTGSILGYLELGNMEGKTSNDSKDKFVQSKTFPYCGFLPCRSEKRNTDPQTPVYPTFLYSKDAAPSQPCFHSRTSAQSSPCTMPPPCTLYLPLVSPRSWVLHQHSNHQKPSTLIQPPTFPPTSKSPQSVLSSQGPIPPQLSTTFQTPSQAQPPGLHKSPGLNQGSVLPRTPGPSKVCRVSRNPSLTPNPALPKNPGLAQDPGLHKLPGLTQDAGIYRGSEHTHDPSLHSXSGINRDPGPHKGPDLTEDSGLSKRSGLHNNSCLIPNPGLHRNPLGTDSVQVLGPHQTRKSFISEAVRRKEDAGQHIPWTSVPPSQNSCSPKAQVAYNDLLTFSEVPVLIELQSPSRRAGSQDWVYQPMDTVPPACQNYRQMSTPPKTSWKPYCPGSGTWLGHVVFDARQRRFRAGRDKCEALSPRRLHRETSNNSRRPSRSGDISV
- the TMEM102 gene encoding transmembrane protein 102, whose protein sequence is MASAVWGSAPWWGPPPPAPARPLTDIDFCSGAQLQELTQLIQELGVQASWSEGPKPGPDLLQAKDFVFSLLGLVHRRDPRFPPQAELLLLRGGIREGSLDLGPAPLGPYARGPHYDAGFTLLVPVLSLDGTGQELQPDVKSCYAWLFLPEQVRGTSVREAWQDCLGPPVPGGRDSIHPAQSKETPKDPQISVDQLHGDVTEPEAHESLENSPSNVSVPELPQQDVTDVDFPSPLKKTNGDVTKAAEVSPVPQPSEAPEAWPTLCPAQVAAWFFASLAAVAESLFPVPGAPRLVHAARHAGVTTILVATPGPPRRLLLFDLIPVVSVAGWPQGARSHSWAGPLASESSSFYLVPGGGGTERPDAPGWQLCFARQELALKTRIPVPLLQAHAAAQALLRPLVAGTRVAAPYLLRTLLYWACERLPALYLARPENAGACCLGLLDELGRVLEAGTLPHYFLSGQKLRAGDGAASLLGALALLRRDPALALRAAVEEAKAARKGGGLAGVGGGAH